A single region of the Solwaraspora sp. WMMD791 genome encodes:
- a CDS encoding ROK family transcriptional regulator codes for MQSGPQPADLTDVRATNLAVVLRYVRTHAPCSRADIAGATGLNKATVSSLVADLIDRRLVRETGLTEHRIGRPATMLVIDGDAYAAIGIEINADHLTAVALDLAGGEVLSWRRAFTGLAATPGRAASTVAALASRAAARVTRQGRQVLGLTVGVPGLVDHDGRVCLSPELGWRDVDLRADLVRALRGPTYEVIVDNDAQLAALAEHRHGPYAGTANLVHLTGGAGIGAGLVVDGRLLHGGRGFTGEIGHLQLDPAGPPCRCGANGCLEALAGIPALIRRVLPDAEIDGPLTDFAPEIERVRAAARAGQAPALAALAEIGRHLGTGVSILANLINPEVVLLGGYFVPLTPWLLPAAQQQLTARTVAPQAGGTVLAASTLAGGAAAVGGAARAIAAIDNGRMPTPVGKPAG; via the coding sequence ATGCAGAGCGGCCCGCAGCCGGCGGACCTCACTGACGTACGCGCCACCAACCTCGCCGTCGTGCTGCGCTACGTCCGTACCCACGCGCCCTGCTCCCGGGCGGACATCGCCGGTGCCACCGGGCTCAACAAGGCCACCGTCTCCAGCCTGGTGGCCGACCTGATCGACCGGCGGCTGGTCCGCGAGACCGGGCTGACCGAGCACCGGATCGGCCGACCGGCGACCATGCTGGTGATCGACGGCGACGCGTACGCCGCGATCGGCATCGAGATCAACGCCGACCACCTCACCGCCGTGGCACTCGACCTGGCCGGCGGCGAGGTGCTCTCCTGGCGGCGTGCCTTCACCGGTCTGGCCGCCACCCCGGGTCGGGCCGCCAGCACGGTGGCCGCGCTGGCCAGCCGGGCCGCCGCCCGGGTCACCCGGCAGGGCCGACAGGTGCTCGGGCTGACCGTCGGGGTGCCCGGACTGGTCGACCACGACGGCCGGGTCTGCCTCTCCCCCGAGCTCGGCTGGCGCGACGTCGACCTGCGCGCCGACCTCGTGCGCGCGCTGCGCGGGCCGACGTACGAAGTGATCGTGGACAACGACGCCCAGCTCGCCGCGTTGGCCGAGCACCGGCACGGACCGTACGCCGGCACCGCCAACCTGGTGCACCTGACCGGCGGGGCCGGCATCGGTGCCGGACTGGTGGTCGACGGCCGGCTGCTGCACGGCGGCCGGGGCTTCACCGGTGAGATCGGCCATCTGCAGCTCGACCCGGCCGGGCCGCCCTGCCGCTGCGGGGCGAACGGCTGCCTGGAGGCGCTCGCCGGCATTCCCGCCCTGATCCGTCGGGTGCTGCCCGACGCCGAGATCGACGGCCCGCTCACCGACTTCGCGCCGGAGATCGAGCGGGTCCGGGCGGCGGCCCGGGCCGGCCAGGCACCGGCCCTCGCCGCGCTGGCCGAGATCGGCCGGCACCTCGGCACCGGCGTGTCCATCCTGGCGAACCTGATCAACCCCGAGGTGGTGCTCCTCGGTGGGTACTTCGTGCCGCTCACGCCGTGGCTGTTGCCGGCCGCACAGCAGCAGCTCACCGCGCGGACCGTGGCGCCGCAGGCGGGTGGCACCGTACTCGCGGCGTCCACGTTGGCCGGTGGCGCGGCGGCTGTCGGTGGCGCGGCGCGGGCCATCGCGGCGATCGACAACGGACGGATGCCGACCCCGGTGGGCAAGCCCGCCGGCTGA